A genomic segment from Glycine soja cultivar W05 chromosome 18, ASM419377v2, whole genome shotgun sequence encodes:
- the LOC114396413 gene encoding F-box/kelch-repeat protein At3g23880-like, with protein sequence MELMREILLRLPVRSVSRCKCVCKSWNFIISNPQFGNSHYDLDATPSHRLILRSNYSSHGVLSIDTNAPLDTCSAAKHLILPLHSSPCNPYDNEDYDGFPRRPEILGSCRGFILLYYKMNRDLIIWNPLTRDRKLFLNSEFMLTFRFLYGFGYDTSTDDYLLILIRLSLETAEIQVFSFKTNRWNRDKIEINVPYYSNLDRKFSMGLFFNDALYWVVFSMYQRVFVIIAFDLVKRSLSEIPLFDNLTMKNTSDDLTMKIPEVLSLRVIGGCLCVCCLVQYWAMPEIWVMKESSWTKWFVIPYDFSPICITKDGGILGLNIRERLEKYNNKGELFEHFTIVAAEGEEYYCSLRDQQSAMYRESQLSLP encoded by the coding sequence ATGGAGTTGATGAGAGAAATTCTTCTAAGATTGCCTGTGAGATCTGTTTCGCGTTGCAAGTGCGTGTGTAAGTCATGGAATTTTATCATCTCCAATCCTCAATTTGGCAATTCCCATTATGATCTCGATGCCACACCCTCCCATAGACTCATTCTCAGATCAAACTATTCTTCTCATGGAGTTCTATCCATTGATACAAATGCACCACTAGACACATGTTCTGCTGCAAAGCATTTGATTCTCCCCCTTCATTCATCCCCATGCAATCCCTACGACAATGAAGATTATGATGGTTTTCCCCGTAGACCCGAGATTTTAGGTTCGTGCAGAGGgtttatacttttatattaCAAGATGAATCGAGATCTTATTATATGGAATCCATTGACAAGAGACCGTAAACTATTTCTTAACTCTGAATTTATGTTAACCTTTCGATTTTTATATGGTTTTGGGTATGACACATCAACAGATGACTACTTGCTAATATTGATCAGATTATCCTTGGAAACAGCTGAAATCCAAGTTTTCTCTTTCAAAACTAATCGCTGGAACAGAGACAAGATAGAAATTAATGTTCCatattattctaatttagatCGGAAATTCAGTATGGGGTTATTCTTCAATGATGCTCTTTATTGGGTAGTTTTCTCTATGTACCAAAGGGTTTTTGTGATTATTGCCTTTGATTTGGTAAAAAGGAGTTTATCAGAGATTCCTCTATTTGATAATTTAACTATGAAAAACACTTCAGATGATTTAACTATGAAAATCCCTGAAGTGTTAAGTTTAAGAGTAATAGGAGGATGTCTCTGTGTGTGTTGTTTGGTCCAATACTGGGCAATGCCCGAAATATGGGTGATGAAAGAATCATCTTGGACTAAGTGGTTTGTAATCCCTTATGACTTTTCCCCAATATGCATCACAAAAGATGGAGGAATTTTGGGATTAAATATTAGAGAAagattagagaaatataataACAAAGGAGAGTTGTTTGAGCATTTCACCATTGTTGCTGCTGAAGGTGAAGAGTACTACTGTTCCTTACGAGATCAACAGTCTGCTATGTATAGAGAGAGTCAACTATCGCTCCCCTGA
- the LOC114394498 gene encoding F-box/kelch-repeat protein At3g06240-like yields MKNHTQTLPLDLIELILLKLPVKSVTRFKCVCKSWLSLISDPQFGFSHFDLALAVPSHRLLLRSNEFSVHSIDMDFGAVHFTLPPPSPPLADYASLFTPAFHQHWIDFHRKHWMLGSCRGLVLLNYRNSSELVLWNPSIGVYKRLPFSDEYDLINGYLYGFGYDISTDDYLLILICLGAYALFFSFKTNSWSRVDLHARYVDPDSEFQAGTLFSGAFHWLVFSNCIVEHDDLPFSFEEYVPFIIAFDLTQRSFTEIPLFDHFTEEKLEIYSLRVMGGCLCVCCSVQGSEMTEIWVMNEYKVHSSWTKTIVIPISNRFSPIFITKEGGIFGSNSTGMLEKRNGKGELLEHFIDNECQGFNCANLQSALYTESLLPLPVSLVGPSADDQQ; encoded by the coding sequence ATGAAGAACCATACTCAGACTCTCCCTCTCGATTTGATAGAgctaattctcctgaaattgcCGGTGAAATCTGTTACGCGTTTCAAGTGTGTCTGTAAATCATGGCTCTCTCTGATTTCCGACCCCCAATTTGGCTTTTCCCATTTTGACCTAGCTCTCGCTGTACCCTCTCATCGACTCCTTCTCAGATCAAATGAATTCTCCGTTCATTCCATTGATATGGATTTCGGTGCAGTACATTTCACTCTCCCTCCTCCATCTCCCCCACTTGCCGATTATGCATCTTTGTTTACTCCTGCTTTTCATCAACATTGGATTGATTTTCATAGAAAACATTGGATGTTGGGCTCATGCAGAGGCCTCGTACTTTTAAACTACCGGAATAGCAGTGAACTCGTTCTATGGAATCCATCAATTGGTGTATACAAACGGTTACCTTTCTCTGACGAATATGACTTAATCAATGGATACCTATATGGTTTTGGCTATGACATATCAACAGATGACTACTTGCTTATTCTGATTTGTTTAGGTGCATATGCTCTATTTTTCTCCTTCAAAACCAATTCCTGGAGCAGAGTCGATCTTCATGCTCGATATGTGGATCCTGACAGTGAATTCCAAGCTGGGACTCTCTTCAGTGGGGCTTTTCATTGGTTGGTTTTCTCTAACTGTATTGTTGAACATGATGatcttcctttctcttttgaagAATATGTACCTTTCATCATTGCCTTTGATCTCACACAAAGGAGTTTTACGGAGATTCCTCTCTTTGATCATTTTACTGAGGAAAAACTTGAAATTTATAGTCTGAGGGTAATGGGAGGATGTCTCTGTGTGTGTTGCTCCGTCCAAGGAAGTGAAATGACCGAGATATGGGTGATGAATGAATATAAAGTGCATTCATCTTGGACTAAGACCATTGTTATCCCTATTTCTAATCGCTTTTCCCCAATATTCATCACTAAAGAAGGTGGAATTTTCGGATCAAATAGCACTGGAATGTTAGAGAAGCGTAATGGCAAAGGGGAGCTGCTTGAGCATTTCATTGATAATGAATGTCAAGGTTTCAACTGTGCCAATCTACAGTCTGCTTTGTATACAGAGAGTCTACTGCCACTCCCAGTGTCATTGGTGGGACCAAGTGCAGATGACCAACAGTAA
- the LOC114394530 gene encoding F-box/kelch-repeat protein At3g23880-like isoform X2, protein MAQDKKERKRSMKKKQNQSLTTLPQELIREILLRLPVKSLLRFKCVLFKTCSRDVVYFPLPLPSIPCLRLDDFGIRPKILGSCRGLVLLYYDDSANLILWNPSLGRHKRLPNYRDDITSFPYGFGYDESKDEYLLILIGLPKFGPETGADIYSFKTESWKTDTIVYDPLVRYKAEDRIARAGSLLNGALHWFVFSESKEDHVIIAFDLVERTLSEIPLPLADRSTVQKDAVYGLRIMGGCLSVCCSSCGMTEIWVMKEYKVRSSWTMTFLIHTSNRISPICTIKDGEILGSNCAGTGRLEKRNDKGELLEHFMDTKGQRFSCANLQAAMYTESLLPLPTSFWETSEED, encoded by the exons ATGGCCCAAGACAAAAAGGAGCGTAAAAGGAGCATGAAGAAGAAGCAGAACCAATCTCTGACAACTCTGCCTCAGGAATTGATCAGAGAAATTCTTCTGAGATTACCGGTGAAATCTCTTCTGCGTTTCAAGTGCGTCT TGTTCAAAACCTGTAGCCGAGACGTGGTTTATTTCCCTCTCCCTCTTCCATCAATTCCATGCCTTCGCCTTGACGATTTTGGCATTCGACCCAAGATTTTGGGTTCATGCAGAGGCCTTGTACTTCTATACTATGACGACAGCGCAAATCTCATTCTGTGGAATCCGTCCCTTGGCCGTCACAAACGATTGCCAAACTACAGGGATGACATAACTTCATTCCCATATGGTTTTGGCTATGACGAATCAAAAGATGAGTACTTGCTGATTCTAATTGGATTGCCCAAGTTTGGACCTGAAACTGGAGCTGACATCTACTCCTTCAAAACCGAGTCTTGGAAAACAGACACTATTGTTTATGATCCATTAGTTAGGTATAAGGCTGAGGATAGAATAGCCAGAGCAGGGTCGCTCCTCAATGGGGCTCTTCATTGGTTTGTTTTCTCGGAGAGCAAAGAGGATCATGTGATTATCGCCTTTGATCTCGTGGAAAGGACTCTATCCGAGATTCCTCTTCCTCTCGCTGATCGTTCTACTGTGCAAAAAGATGCAGTTTATGGTCTGAGAATAATGGGAGGGTGTCTCAGTGTGTGTTGCTCCAGCTGTGGAATGACTGAGATATGGGTGATGAAGGAATATAAAGTGCGGTCATCTTGGACTATGACCTTTCTTATCCATACTTCTAATCGGATTTCCCCAATATGCACAATCAAAGATGGTGAGATTTTAGGATCAAATTGCGCGGGAACTGGAAGATTAGAGAAACGCAATGACAAAGGAGAGCTGCTTGAGCATTTCATGGACACCAAAGGTCAACGGTTCAGCTGTGCCAATCTACAGGCTGCTATGTATACAGAGAGTCTACTGCCACTCCCAACGTCATTTTGGGAAACAAGTGAAGAGGACTAA
- the LOC114394530 gene encoding F-box/kelch-repeat protein At3g23880-like isoform X1, translated as MAQDKKERKRSMKKKQNQSLTTLPQELIREILLRLPVKSLLRFKCVCKSFLSLISDPQFVISHYALAASPTHRLILRSHDFYAQSIATESVFKTCSRDVVYFPLPLPSIPCLRLDDFGIRPKILGSCRGLVLLYYDDSANLILWNPSLGRHKRLPNYRDDITSFPYGFGYDESKDEYLLILIGLPKFGPETGADIYSFKTESWKTDTIVYDPLVRYKAEDRIARAGSLLNGALHWFVFSESKEDHVIIAFDLVERTLSEIPLPLADRSTVQKDAVYGLRIMGGCLSVCCSSCGMTEIWVMKEYKVRSSWTMTFLIHTSNRISPICTIKDGEILGSNCAGTGRLEKRNDKGELLEHFMDTKGQRFSCANLQAAMYTESLLPLPTSFWETSEED; from the coding sequence ATGGCCCAAGACAAAAAGGAGCGTAAAAGGAGCATGAAGAAGAAGCAGAACCAATCTCTGACAACTCTGCCTCAGGAATTGATCAGAGAAATTCTTCTGAGATTACCGGTGAAATCTCTTCTGCGTTTCAAGTGCGTCTGTAAGTCGTTTCTGTCTCTGATTTCGGATCCCCAATTTGTGATTTCCCATTATGCCCTAGCTGCCTCGCCCACCCATAGATTAATTCTTAGATCACATGATTTTTATGCTCAATCCATCGCCACGGAATCAGTGTTCAAAACCTGTAGCCGAGACGTGGTTTATTTCCCTCTCCCTCTTCCATCAATTCCATGCCTTCGCCTTGACGATTTTGGCATTCGACCCAAGATTTTGGGTTCATGCAGAGGCCTTGTACTTCTATACTATGACGACAGCGCAAATCTCATTCTGTGGAATCCGTCCCTTGGCCGTCACAAACGATTGCCAAACTACAGGGATGACATAACTTCATTCCCATATGGTTTTGGCTATGACGAATCAAAAGATGAGTACTTGCTGATTCTAATTGGATTGCCCAAGTTTGGACCTGAAACTGGAGCTGACATCTACTCCTTCAAAACCGAGTCTTGGAAAACAGACACTATTGTTTATGATCCATTAGTTAGGTATAAGGCTGAGGATAGAATAGCCAGAGCAGGGTCGCTCCTCAATGGGGCTCTTCATTGGTTTGTTTTCTCGGAGAGCAAAGAGGATCATGTGATTATCGCCTTTGATCTCGTGGAAAGGACTCTATCCGAGATTCCTCTTCCTCTCGCTGATCGTTCTACTGTGCAAAAAGATGCAGTTTATGGTCTGAGAATAATGGGAGGGTGTCTCAGTGTGTGTTGCTCCAGCTGTGGAATGACTGAGATATGGGTGATGAAGGAATATAAAGTGCGGTCATCTTGGACTATGACCTTTCTTATCCATACTTCTAATCGGATTTCCCCAATATGCACAATCAAAGATGGTGAGATTTTAGGATCAAATTGCGCGGGAACTGGAAGATTAGAGAAACGCAATGACAAAGGAGAGCTGCTTGAGCATTTCATGGACACCAAAGGTCAACGGTTCAGCTGTGCCAATCTACAGGCTGCTATGTATACAGAGAGTCTACTGCCACTCCCAACGTCATTTTGGGAAACAAGTGAAGAGGACTAA